The Methylobacterium sp. PvR107 genome contains a region encoding:
- the istB gene encoding IS21-like element helper ATPase IstB — MKALARTTTAVDTARLGIMLGELRLPTIKTVWPRFAEQADKEGWPAARFLAALAEHELAERDRRRIERHLAEARLPPGKTLDGFDFAAVPMLSKAQVMAVAAGDAWLAQGANLLLFGPPGGGKSHLAAAIGLALVEAGFKVLFTRTTDLVQKLQVARRDLGLEAAIGRLDRFDLLILDDLAYVTKDQAETSVLFELISARYERRSLMITANQPFGEWGRIFPDPAMTLAAVDRLVHHATIFEMNVESYRRRTALDRKRGPGRPPTRATIKTADA, encoded by the coding sequence ATGAAGGCCCTGGCCCGCACCACCACCGCGGTCGACACCGCCCGGCTCGGGATCATGCTCGGTGAGCTGCGCCTGCCGACCATCAAGACCGTCTGGCCCCGCTTTGCCGAACAGGCCGACAAGGAGGGCTGGCCTGCCGCCCGCTTCCTCGCGGCGCTGGCCGAGCACGAGTTGGCCGAGCGCGACAGACGACGCATCGAGCGTCATCTCGCCGAGGCGCGCCTGCCACCCGGCAAGACGCTCGATGGCTTCGACTTCGCCGCCGTGCCGATGCTCTCGAAGGCTCAGGTCATGGCGGTCGCCGCCGGCGACGCTTGGCTGGCGCAGGGGGCCAACCTGCTCCTGTTCGGTCCACCTGGCGGTGGGAAGAGCCATCTCGCCGCCGCGATCGGGCTCGCTCTCGTCGAGGCCGGCTTCAAGGTGCTGTTCACCCGCACCACCGACCTCGTCCAGAAGCTGCAGGTCGCCCGGCGCGACCTCGGCCTGGAGGCGGCCATCGGCCGGCTCGACCGCTTCGACCTGCTGATCCTCGACGACCTCGCCTACGTCACCAAGGACCAAGCCGAAACGAGCGTGCTGTTCGAGCTGATCAGCGCCCGCTACGAGCGCCGCTCCCTGATGATCACCGCCAACCAGCCCTTCGGCGAGTGGGGTCGGATCTTCCCCGATCCGGCCATGACGCTCGCTGCCGTCGACCGGCTGGTGCACCATGCCACCATCTTCGAGATGAACGTCGAGAGCTACCGGCGTCGCACGGCCCTGGATCGGAAACGCGGTCCTGGTCGACCGCCAACTCGCGCGACAATCAAAACTGCCGATGCGTGA
- the istA gene encoding IS21 family transposase, translated as MRLFMQFRQSDSVAAAAAKAAFSPATGHRIAADPRLPSAKKTPRGRRRPDPLAEVFEAEIVPLLEAAPGLRPVAVFEEILRRHPDLGEGVRRTLERRIRAWRAVHGADQDVIFRQTHEPGRMGLSDFTDMADLGVSIAGLRLDHRLYHFRLAYSGFEHAHVVLGGESFVALAEGLQNALWSLGGVPREHRTDSLSAAFRNLDEAAQEDLTRRYEALCAHYGMTPTRNNAGLAHENGSVEGPHGHLKRALADALLLRTSTNFPDLTAYRTFVDELVGRRNARQAKRIDSERAVLARLPERRSCDYEQVSVRVSSAGGFRLRKVFYTVPSRLIGHTLRVRLYDDRLDVFVGGSHLFTLPRGRAHPDGRHDQVVDYHHVIHALRRKPMALLNLVYRDRLFPRAPYRHAFESLRAALPERQACRIAVDLLALAHDRGCEAELAECLAVELAAKRLPDLAVLRARFAPDPATIPHVNVALGSLASYESLLDGVTTGGAA; from the coding sequence ATGAGGCTCTTCATGCAGTTCCGTCAGAGCGACAGCGTCGCTGCGGCCGCCGCCAAGGCCGCCTTCAGTCCCGCCACCGGCCATCGCATTGCCGCCGATCCGCGTCTGCCCTCGGCTAAGAAGACCCCGCGCGGACGGCGTCGGCCCGATCCCCTCGCCGAGGTGTTCGAGGCCGAGATCGTGCCATTGCTCGAAGCCGCGCCCGGCCTGAGGCCGGTGGCCGTCTTCGAGGAGATCCTGCGCCGTCATCCCGATCTCGGTGAAGGGGTCCGACGGACACTGGAGCGGCGTATCCGGGCTTGGCGCGCCGTGCACGGAGCCGACCAGGACGTCATCTTTCGTCAGACCCACGAGCCCGGGCGGATGGGACTGTCGGACTTTACCGACATGGCCGATCTCGGCGTCAGCATCGCTGGGCTGCGCCTCGACCATCGGCTCTACCACTTCCGGCTCGCCTACTCCGGCTTCGAGCACGCCCACGTCGTGCTCGGCGGCGAGAGCTTCGTGGCGCTCGCCGAAGGGCTGCAGAATGCCCTCTGGTCTCTCGGCGGCGTGCCGCGCGAGCACCGCACCGACAGCCTCTCGGCCGCCTTCCGCAACCTCGACGAGGCCGCCCAGGAGGATCTCACCCGCCGCTACGAGGCCCTGTGCGCCCACTACGGCATGACGCCCACCCGCAACAACGCCGGCCTCGCCCACGAGAACGGTTCGGTGGAGGGCCCGCACGGCCACCTCAAGCGGGCCCTCGCCGATGCGCTCCTGCTGCGCACCAGCACCAACTTCCCCGACCTGACCGCCTACCGCACCTTCGTCGACGAGCTCGTCGGACGCCGCAACGCCCGCCAAGCTAAGCGCATCGACAGCGAGCGGGCTGTCCTGGCGCGGCTGCCCGAGCGGCGCTCGTGCGACTACGAGCAGGTCAGCGTGCGCGTCTCCTCGGCCGGCGGGTTCCGCCTGCGCAAGGTGTTCTACACCGTGCCCTCGCGCCTGATCGGCCACACCCTGCGCGTGCGCCTCTACGACGACCGCCTCGACGTCTTCGTCGGCGGATCCCACCTCTTCACCCTGCCGCGGGGGCGGGCTCATCCGGACGGACGGCACGATCAGGTCGTCGACTACCACCACGTCATCCACGCCCTCCGGCGCAAGCCGATGGCGCTGCTCAACCTCGTCTACCGCGACCGGCTCTTCCCGCGGGCACCCTACCGGCACGCCTTTGAGTCCCTGCGCGCCGCGCTTCCGGAACGGCAGGCCTGCCGCATCGCCGTCGATTTACTTGCGCTGGCCCATGACCGCGGCTGCGAGGCCGAACTCGCCGAATGCCTGGCCGTCGAACTGGCCGCCAAGCGCCTGCCCGATCTAGCCGTCCTGCGTGCCCGCTTCGCACCCGATCCGGCTACCATCCCTCACGTCAACGTCGCCCTCGGCTCGCTGGCGAGCTACGAGAGCCTCCTCGACGGCGTCACGACGGGAGGGGCGGCATGA
- a CDS encoding AraC family transcriptional regulator → MLRIGIAEAIAAVLPNLGVDLDDEIRSASQAVGENDAPSRALPELSRLISLCVARTNCPHFGLLVGQRDMFASLGLMGALMPQSSTVGQILTKLVCNLHSEDATTVPMLTQHGETARLSYAIDRYGIESADQITDGALATGVNILRMLRGFEWSPSEVLLPHPPPTDLGPFARFFRAPIRFDAGTAGLVFPASCLEQQIVAEAVLRRLFADRLGPPTAVAADSFGEEVRRVLRARLPSDGCSAKAIAPLFSMHRRTLSRHLRREGLSFSTLVNEIRFEIARRLLTQTDMTFTQVARVLGFAEISVFTRAFRRWSGQTPTAWRAAHRPG, encoded by the coding sequence ATGCTGCGCATCGGCATCGCTGAGGCAATCGCTGCCGTCCTACCGAACCTTGGCGTTGATCTGGACGACGAGATCCGCTCAGCCAGCCAGGCTGTTGGTGAGAACGACGCTCCTTCGCGAGCGCTCCCGGAGCTTAGCAGACTGATCAGTCTCTGCGTCGCCCGGACGAATTGTCCGCACTTCGGGCTTCTGGTCGGCCAGCGAGACATGTTCGCCTCGCTCGGGCTAATGGGCGCCCTCATGCCCCAGTCGTCGACCGTTGGTCAGATCCTGACGAAGCTTGTGTGTAATCTGCACAGTGAGGACGCCACCACCGTGCCCATGCTGACCCAGCACGGCGAGACCGCGCGCTTGAGCTACGCCATTGACCGATATGGCATCGAGAGTGCGGACCAGATCACCGACGGTGCGTTGGCGACCGGCGTAAACATCCTGCGTATGCTGCGCGGATTCGAGTGGTCGCCGAGCGAGGTCCTGCTCCCGCATCCCCCTCCGACCGACCTGGGGCCGTTCGCCCGTTTCTTTCGCGCACCCATCCGCTTCGACGCGGGCACGGCGGGCTTGGTCTTTCCGGCAAGTTGCCTTGAGCAACAGATTGTGGCGGAGGCCGTGTTGCGCCGCCTGTTCGCAGATCGCCTCGGGCCGCCGACCGCCGTCGCGGCGGACAGCTTTGGGGAGGAGGTCCGGCGCGTCCTCCGGGCGCGTCTTCCCAGCGATGGTTGTTCGGCCAAGGCAATTGCACCCCTGTTCTCGATGCATCGCCGGACGTTGAGCCGCCATCTCCGGCGCGAAGGTCTCTCCTTCAGCACGTTGGTCAATGAGATCCGCTTCGAGATCGCTCGCCGGCTGCTGACCCAAACCGACATGACCTTCACGCAGGTAGCGCGCGTGCTCGGGTTTGCCGAGATCAGCGTATTTACCCGGGCTTTCCGGCGGTGGTCCGGGCAGACCCCTACCGCCTGGCGTGCAGCGCATCGGCCCGGCTGA
- a CDS encoding IS6 family transposase: MSLNALALKLKREARDDFKGRHSEASLVVQAVSWYLRDALSYRGIEEMLLERGLTADHSTINRWVLAFAPAIERRLRRFRKPHRGSVRVDEPCIRVRGRWHYLYRASGKHAEAAGFLLTANRDLDAVKRFFCKMLQDQPRLAPDRICTDGAGPYPSAIAESRKGGLPPHTYLLRRQAPAAGHRERPLSGSNAPRREAVACARSFHVARRTIQGFAAMLWPQKGSEFSSAWMACEHNQLLAYCFGLPVTNQK; encoded by the coding sequence TTGAGCCTCAACGCGCTCGCCCTCAAGCTGAAGCGAGAAGCCCGGGACGACTTTAAGGGCCGGCACTCCGAGGCCAGCCTCGTCGTCCAGGCGGTCTCTTGGTACCTGCGCGACGCCCTGAGCTACCGCGGCATCGAGGAGATGCTCCTGGAGCGCGGCCTCACAGCCGACCACTCCACCATCAACCGGTGGGTGCTGGCCTTCGCCCCCGCCATCGAGCGCCGCCTGCGCCGGTTCCGCAAACCGCATCGCGGGTCGGTGCGCGTCGATGAGCCCTGCATTCGCGTCCGCGGACGGTGGCACTACCTCTACCGCGCGAGCGGCAAGCACGCCGAGGCGGCCGGCTTCCTGCTCACGGCCAACCGCGATCTGGACGCCGTCAAGCGATTCTTCTGCAAGATGCTGCAGGATCAGCCGCGGCTCGCGCCGGATCGCATTTGCACAGATGGCGCTGGCCCGTACCCATCAGCCATAGCCGAGAGCCGCAAGGGGGGGCTGCCCCCGCACACCTACCTACTACGTCGCCAAGCACCTGCAGCAGGGCATCGAGAGCGACCACTTTCCGGGTCAAACGCCCCACGCCGCGAGGCGGTGGCTTGCGCTCGTTCGTTCCACGTGGCGCGGCGTACGATCCAGGGCTTCGCGGCCATGCTGTGGCCGCAAAAGGGCTCTGAGTTCTCGAGCGCGTGGATGGCCTGCGAGCACAACCAGCTGCTCGCCTACTGCTTCGGACTTCCCGTCACGAACCAAAAATGA
- a CDS encoding Spy/CpxP family protein refolding chaperone, with amino-acid sequence MQKRLIAMAAVFVLAGGPLALAEDVSRTGALGETGKLTQTDFKALTDARIGVVKAALQLTPDQQKYWPAIEEAIRTRADARYTRLSNLQGRAAAQRADPDPLRLMRERAEIMDERANGLKKLADAWQPLYQTLSPDQKSRMRVVVTRVIGGLRDAAENRRKELMDDDDDDEG; translated from the coding sequence ATGCAGAAGCGCTTGATTGCCATGGCTGCCGTCTTCGTGCTCGCCGGAGGCCCGTTGGCCCTGGCGGAGGACGTGTCCCGTACCGGCGCGCTCGGTGAGACTGGAAAGCTGACCCAGACGGACTTCAAGGCCCTGACCGATGCCCGGATCGGGGTGGTGAAGGCCGCCCTCCAGCTCACGCCCGACCAGCAGAAGTACTGGCCGGCCATCGAGGAGGCCATCCGCACGCGCGCCGATGCGCGCTACACCCGGCTGTCCAACCTGCAGGGACGGGCCGCTGCCCAGCGCGCCGACCCCGACCCGCTCCGGCTTATGCGCGAGCGGGCCGAGATCATGGACGAGCGCGCCAACGGGCTCAAGAAGCTCGCGGATGCCTGGCAGCCGCTCTACCAGACCCTCTCTCCAGATCAGAAGAGCCGGATGCGCGTGGTCGTCACCCGGGTCATCGGGGGATTGCGGGACGCCGCAGAGAATCGCCGCAAGGAGCTCATGGACGATGACGACGACGACGAGGGCTGA
- the istB gene encoding IS21-like element helper ATPase IstB, with the protein MGEDHLTILLDRLKLTAMRDQLDSLIDEAGRGELTIREALTLFCEREIARRDQRRIDMAFGLARFPFVRDLTGFDFGAQPSLDKAQIRELATGRFIANGEAVLLLGPPGVGKTHLAVAIGRAAIVAGYGVLFTPATTLVAQLAKAHAEGRLEERLTHYAKPKLLIIDELGYLPFEPDAAHLFFQLVSRRYERGAMLVTSNRAVGEWGSVFGDAVVATAILDRLLHHSHVVTIRGDSYRLREKRRSGLLQKAAAVPQPTPV; encoded by the coding sequence ATGGGCGAAGATCACCTCACCATACTGCTCGATCGCCTGAAGCTGACGGCTATGCGCGATCAGCTCGATAGCTTGATCGACGAGGCCGGCCGGGGCGAGCTGACGATCCGCGAGGCGCTGACCCTGTTCTGCGAGCGCGAGATTGCTCGGCGTGACCAGCGCCGCATTGACATGGCCTTCGGTCTGGCTCGCTTCCCCTTCGTGCGGGATCTGACCGGCTTCGACTTCGGCGCCCAGCCCTCGCTGGACAAGGCACAGATCCGTGAACTCGCCACCGGCCGCTTCATCGCCAATGGCGAGGCGGTGCTGCTCCTCGGCCCACCGGGTGTGGGCAAGACGCACTTAGCGGTGGCGATCGGGCGCGCGGCGATCGTGGCCGGCTATGGCGTGCTGTTCACCCCGGCCACGACGCTCGTGGCGCAGTTGGCCAAGGCGCATGCTGAAGGCCGGTTGGAGGAGCGACTGACGCACTACGCCAAGCCGAAGCTGCTGATTATCGACGAGCTCGGCTATCTGCCGTTCGAGCCGGATGCCGCGCATCTGTTCTTCCAGCTCGTCAGCCGCCGCTACGAGCGGGGCGCGATGCTGGTGACCTCGAACCGGGCGGTGGGCGAGTGGGGTAGCGTGTTCGGCGACGCGGTGGTGGCTACCGCGATCCTCGATCGGCTGCTGCACCACAGCCACGTCGTCACCATCCGCGGCGACAGCTACCGGCTTCGTGAGAAGCGTCGCAGCGGCCTTCTGCAAAAGGCGGCTGCGGTCCCCCAACCCACACCCGTCTAG
- the istA gene encoding IS21 family transposase, whose translation MKTPDDVSAMVRLKALGWGAKRIATELGCSKNTVKHWLRQGDWRPSKTPSRSKRLDGLTDWLAERFRQHAGNADVVRQDLANEKNIHVSLRTVERAVAPLRRDLVIAARASVRFETRPGEQMQIDFGERRIEIGGVPTRVSLFVATLGYSRRLHVRAFGHERQEDWFAGLESAFQAFGGVPREVLLDNARALVLHHDPVSREVILHPRLHAFSRHWGFRVRACAPYRARTKGKDERGVGYVKKNAVAGRRFASFAALEAHLDAWTRDVADRRAHGTTGEAPHARFARDEARALRPLAGVPPFSAARDLVRRVGADCAVSVDGNAYSVPWRLIGERVRVTVSGAVVRVHHGGREVAVHAALKGRHGRVVDDAHLAGLVGSRERPAHRLDPSSAMPPALLRPLAEYEAVAGGGF comes from the coding sequence ATGAAGACGCCGGACGACGTGTCGGCGATGGTGCGGCTGAAGGCGCTGGGCTGGGGCGCCAAGCGGATCGCGACCGAGCTCGGCTGTTCGAAGAATACGGTCAAGCACTGGCTCCGTCAGGGCGATTGGCGCCCCTCTAAAACGCCCTCACGGTCGAAGCGGCTCGACGGCTTGACGGACTGGTTGGCCGAACGGTTCCGGCAGCATGCGGGCAACGCCGACGTCGTGCGCCAGGACCTCGCCAACGAGAAGAACATCCACGTCAGCCTGCGCACCGTGGAACGGGCCGTGGCGCCGTTGCGGCGGGACTTGGTGATCGCCGCGCGGGCGAGCGTGCGGTTCGAGACGCGGCCAGGTGAGCAGATGCAGATCGACTTCGGCGAGCGGCGGATCGAGATCGGCGGCGTGCCGACCCGGGTTTCGCTGTTCGTGGCGACGCTCGGCTACTCGCGCCGCCTGCACGTGCGCGCCTTCGGCCACGAGCGGCAGGAGGACTGGTTCGCCGGATTGGAGAGCGCCTTCCAGGCGTTCGGCGGCGTGCCGCGCGAGGTGCTGCTCGACAATGCCCGCGCCCTGGTCCTGCACCATGACCCGGTCAGCCGCGAGGTCATCCTGCATCCGCGCTTGCACGCCTTCTCCCGGCATTGGGGCTTCCGGGTGCGAGCCTGCGCCCCGTACCGGGCGCGCACGAAGGGCAAGGACGAGCGCGGCGTTGGCTACGTCAAGAAGAACGCAGTGGCCGGTCGCCGCTTTGCGAGCTTTGCCGCCCTGGAGGCGCATCTCGACGCCTGGACACGGGACGTGGCCGACCGGCGCGCGCACGGCACGACCGGTGAGGCGCCGCACGCGCGGTTCGCCCGGGACGAGGCCCGGGCGCTGCGGCCGCTGGCGGGCGTGCCGCCATTCTCCGCCGCGCGCGACCTCGTGCGCCGGGTCGGGGCAGACTGCGCGGTCAGCGTCGACGGCAACGCTTACTCGGTGCCTTGGCGGCTGATCGGCGAGCGGGTTCGCGTCACCGTGAGCGGAGCGGTGGTGCGCGTCCACCACGGCGGACGGGAGGTCGCCGTGCACGCCGCGTTGAAGGGACGCCACGGCCGTGTCGTCGACGATGCCCATCTGGCCGGGCTTGTCGGCAGCCGAGAGCGACCGGCTCACCGGCTCGACCCGTCTTCTGCCATGCCACCGGCGCTGTTGCGGCCGCTCGCCGAGTACGAGGCAGTCGCCGGGGGAGGCTTCTGA